One part of the Candidatus Mancarchaeum acidiphilum genome encodes these proteins:
- a CDS encoding TRAM domain-containing protein codes for MNDEGNGNGSYEGHGGFGRRNDRFSGMSSTPKPVKVGDEIDVKIEAVASKGDGIAKKDGFVIFIKGAKEGEEKKIRITDVKERFATGEVIS; via the coding sequence ATGAATGACGAAGGAAATGGAAATGGCTCATATGAAGGCCATGGTGGTTTTGGAAGGAGAAATGATAGATTTTCTGGAATGTCTTCGACACCAAAACCTGTAAAGGTAGGAGATGAAATTGACGTAAAGATAGAGGCAGTAGCATCCAAAGGTGACGGAATCGCCAAAAAGGATGGTTTTGTAATCTTTATAAAGGGTGCAAAAGAGGGAGAAGAGAAAAAGATAAGAATAACAGATGTAAAAGAAAGATTTGCAACTGGAGAAGTAATTTCCTGA
- a CDS encoding glycosyltransferase: MTLNWLLTAYTSFLSLVFLGLLGIAIYPYAKKKQPEVIYKGNQKEKVLVISPCRGVDLTLKKNLSSLKSQTYKNYSVICVVDDLNDPSVPIIKELGLNLIVSDSDIGKGSGKVKAISTAIKKYPEYSVYAIADSDVEFTNYWLERMIAPFSESNVVATTSYPYFNPVGGFWSKVKMVWSFVGNGMMESDTTLFGWGGSLAFRSSLMDSKSLSEFSNSLSDDIYITRKSKSKGKLVYIGDVGLTVNTDDKFNSFMEWSNRQTALTMLGSKSNFKYGVILYSGQELLFFSSIILSISVSYLFLIFLIPFAIGEIKTYMRAPKHKAYALFIFLFINIIYLVNLAYARSMSKISWRGNDYKIVQDLSRQS, encoded by the coding sequence ATGACTTTAAATTGGCTGCTAACTGCTTATACCTCATTCTTGTCTCTTGTATTCTTAGGGCTGCTTGGAATCGCCATATACCCATATGCCAAGAAGAAACAGCCTGAAGTGATCTATAAAGGGAATCAAAAAGAAAAGGTGCTAGTTATATCGCCATGCAGGGGTGTTGACTTAACATTAAAGAAAAACTTGTCATCATTAAAATCCCAAACCTACAAAAATTACAGTGTAATATGTGTAGTGGATGATTTAAACGATCCCTCGGTCCCTATAATAAAAGAACTTGGACTTAACCTAATTGTATCTGATAGTGACATTGGAAAGGGAAGCGGAAAGGTAAAAGCAATATCAACTGCAATAAAAAAATATCCTGAATACAGTGTGTATGCAATAGCGGATTCGGACGTGGAATTCACAAATTATTGGCTGGAACGAATGATTGCCCCCTTCAGTGAAAGTAATGTTGTAGCAACAACATCATACCCATATTTCAACCCAGTGGGCGGATTTTGGTCCAAAGTAAAGATGGTATGGAGTTTTGTTGGGAACGGCATGATGGAATCCGACACTACCCTTTTTGGGTGGGGAGGATCACTGGCATTTAGGAGTTCATTGATGGACAGCAAATCACTGTCCGAATTTTCCAATTCCCTATCTGATGACATCTACATAACGAGAAAATCAAAATCGAAGGGAAAATTAGTATACATAGGAGATGTTGGGCTGACCGTTAATACTGATGACAAATTCAATTCCTTTATGGAATGGTCAAACAGGCAGACTGCTTTGACAATGCTTGGGTCAAAATCAAATTTCAAATACGGGGTAATTCTCTATTCGGGCCAAGAGTTGCTTTTTTTCTCTTCAATAATCCTTTCCATATCCGTAAGTTACTTGTTCCTAATATTCCTTATCCCCTTTGCGATAGGGGAGATCAAGACCTATATGCGTGCACCAAAGCATAAGGCTTATGCACTTTTCATATTCTTGTTCATAAACATAATATACCTTGTCAATTTAGCGTATGCACGTTCAATGAGTAAAATAAGCTGGAGGGGAAATGATTATAAAATTGTACAGGATTTGTCTAGACAATCCTGA
- a CDS encoding M1 family metallopeptidase: MEFIYDGLSKDILPIKYKISLSTDFNKFAYEGNEKISIEIKSLTDEISIHSYQIKIKSSWIVSGSKKVKASKILYNENSKIAKLKFNQKFSGKCDLLINFEGLNNDKMYGFYRSSYSINGKQEYMLSSQFEPNSARSAFPCFDAPIFKSRFDISLEVDEGYDAISNMPVKSIKHIKSKKRKIVSFETTPKMSTYLVFLGVGKFEYLKGNSGRLKFRVVTTKGKSKDGKFALDCARKSISFYEKYFGFKYPLKKVDLIAVPDFAAGAMENWGAITFREASLLANEKTTPESTKHNVADTVAHELAHQWFGDLVTMKWWDDLWLNESFATFMSYKALENIYPSWKIENDYYDSTISALLSDALKNTHPISTQIKESGEADSIFDVISYNKGGALLNMINDFVGDKVFSKGLNIYLNKYKYKNAKKEDLWDSIQEASVSDPELKGAEIGKILKNWIEQEGYPLLEVKMPKGSIEISQSRFMISGSPKAKQSLWKVPIKYLIDGKESKLILENKSIRVKEGNFKHLLINPNQSGFYIIKYPEEYAKSALSYVEKERLPDLSKAGLLLNFYLLYKSGSIPIDNYLQQIKQAIEIINYPSTKIVLSNLYSIYLTANGKNKSEELRKIMTSISKRAINDVGLNMKKGEPLQNKELRASALMNLVLLKDKKTSSELLKLFKMNENKLDSIDGNIRGAMYINIAINGGEREFKELEKLYKNADSSEKPLIVSAMGSFEKPEMVKDVLNYSISGNIRMQDSYRLVRSAGLIKGNLKIYWDWLKDNWGRLKEIYDPSTLMLGDFVIELSGVSNAKTKSDILKFFNKKGALRQDVEKDFKKTMEMIENNIDLSKSLG; encoded by the coding sequence ATGGAATTTATCTATGACGGATTAAGCAAAGATATATTGCCAATTAAATATAAAATAAGCTTGTCAACGGATTTTAATAAATTTGCATATGAAGGAAATGAAAAGATAAGTATAGAAATAAAATCCCTCACCGATGAAATATCTATACATTCTTACCAAATCAAGATAAAATCATCTTGGATAGTCTCAGGCAGCAAAAAGGTCAAAGCGTCAAAAATCCTATACAATGAAAACTCTAAGATAGCAAAATTGAAGTTTAATCAAAAATTTTCCGGCAAATGCGACTTGCTGATAAATTTTGAGGGATTAAACAACGATAAGATGTATGGATTTTATCGGAGCTCATATTCCATTAATGGAAAACAAGAATATATGCTTTCCTCACAGTTTGAGCCTAATAGTGCAAGATCAGCTTTTCCCTGCTTTGACGCGCCAATATTCAAATCGAGATTCGATATATCACTGGAAGTTGATGAAGGGTATGATGCAATATCAAATATGCCAGTAAAGTCAATAAAGCACATAAAGTCCAAGAAGAGGAAGATCGTCAGTTTTGAGACTACTCCTAAGATGTCTACCTATTTAGTTTTCCTAGGTGTTGGCAAATTTGAATATCTGAAAGGAAATTCGGGAAGGCTAAAGTTCCGGGTTGTAACCACAAAAGGAAAATCAAAAGATGGCAAATTTGCACTCGATTGCGCAAGGAAATCAATAAGCTTCTATGAAAAATATTTCGGGTTTAAATATCCCCTAAAGAAAGTTGATCTTATAGCAGTACCGGACTTTGCGGCAGGTGCAATGGAAAACTGGGGAGCTATAACATTCAGAGAAGCAAGCTTGCTTGCCAATGAGAAAACCACACCGGAATCTACAAAGCATAATGTAGCAGACACAGTAGCCCACGAACTTGCCCACCAATGGTTTGGGGACCTTGTCACTATGAAATGGTGGGACGATTTATGGCTAAACGAAAGCTTTGCCACGTTTATGAGCTACAAGGCACTGGAGAATATATACCCATCCTGGAAAATTGAAAACGATTATTATGACAGCACCATCAGTGCATTGCTCAGCGATGCGCTTAAGAACACTCATCCGATAAGCACGCAGATCAAGGAGTCAGGAGAGGCGGATTCAATATTCGATGTCATAAGCTATAACAAGGGAGGGGCTTTATTAAACATGATCAACGATTTTGTTGGGGACAAGGTATTCAGCAAAGGACTTAACATTTATCTAAATAAATACAAATACAAAAATGCTAAAAAAGAAGATCTATGGGATTCAATACAAGAAGCTTCTGTAAGCGATCCTGAACTAAAAGGGGCAGAGATAGGGAAAATACTTAAGAACTGGATAGAGCAGGAGGGGTATCCGCTGCTTGAGGTCAAAATGCCAAAAGGTTCAATAGAGATTTCACAAAGCCGTTTTATGATATCAGGTTCCCCAAAAGCTAAGCAAAGCCTTTGGAAGGTACCAATAAAATACTTAATTGATGGCAAAGAATCAAAACTTATACTCGAAAATAAATCCATAAGGGTAAAAGAAGGCAATTTCAAGCATCTCCTAATTAATCCTAACCAGTCCGGATTTTATATAATAAAATACCCAGAGGAATACGCAAAATCTGCGCTTTCCTACGTAGAAAAAGAGCGTTTGCCGGATCTGAGCAAGGCAGGATTGCTGCTTAATTTTTACCTTCTATATAAGTCAGGGAGCATCCCAATTGATAATTACCTTCAGCAAATCAAACAGGCAATCGAAATTATCAATTATCCTTCTACAAAAATCGTCCTGTCAAATCTATACAGCATTTATCTTACCGCAAATGGCAAAAATAAGTCTGAAGAATTGCGCAAAATAATGACCTCAATATCAAAAAGGGCCATTAATGATGTGGGATTAAATATGAAAAAAGGCGAGCCCCTGCAAAATAAAGAATTGAGGGCTTCTGCACTGATGAATTTAGTGCTGCTGAAAGATAAGAAGACATCATCGGAATTGCTAAAATTATTCAAAATGAATGAGAATAAACTTGACTCTATAGATGGCAATATAAGAGGAGCAATGTACATAAACATCGCTATTAATGGAGGAGAAAGGGAATTCAAAGAACTTGAAAAGCTCTATAAAAATGCGGATTCTTCAGAGAAGCCCTTGATTGTATCGGCAATGGGGAGCTTTGAGAAGCCAGAAATGGTAAAAGATGTGCTAAACTACTCAATATCTGGAAATATAAGGATGCAGGACTCATACCGCCTTGTAAGATCGGCGGGCCTGATTAAGGGTAACCTAAAGATATATTGGGATTGGCTTAAAGACAACTGGGGCAGGCTCAAGGAGATATATGATCCATCCACGTTGATGCTTGGTGACTTTGTCATTGAATTGTCTGGTGTCAGCAATGCAAAGACAAAATCGGATATACTGAAGTTTTTCAATAAAAAAGGGGCTCTAAGGCAAGATGTTGAAAAAGACTTTAAGAAGACAATGGAAATGATAGAAAATAATATAGATTTATCAAAATCGCTGGGATGA
- a CDS encoding MFS transporter produces the protein MAGNSNYKSNIFKSKSSSNKAKIFAGASVGHFANDGTLLVFTMLMVYYIKIPHVSVAVLGSIAVAYQLLSGYLSTRVGKYADAKGDYNKLISVGILIEGLGIFLFGISFIFGYLLYVYAFALLAALVLGFGQAFYHPLGGALLSNTFGKSSPKYMGANGAFGSLGRSILPSLIAFSILLFGNTVGLISISAFYLLLSIIIFVLLANKRNNNGSSSMNKVRLLDRSSSTDDITVSQKAMASHKPFSFYKKSVYKLTLVTILRSASIMATLTFIGVYIKIIGKLTPTEVGIFLTVTFFFAVIGQYVFGVIVTKKGNRKTVVYTTLISVIAFGFFLLLRGPVYSYIFYSVFTFAALTSFPVFMSYSANIVEKEYNGYSNSVVWGIGTIVGGALGVGLITILLYFGFSIFIGMVVAEIIGIISIISLPILPKTLNIN, from the coding sequence ATGGCTGGCAATAGCAATTATAAATCTAACATTTTTAAGAGCAAAAGCTCTAGCAATAAAGCAAAGATATTTGCAGGTGCCTCTGTAGGCCATTTCGCAAATGATGGAACACTTCTTGTATTCACGATGCTCATGGTTTATTATATCAAAATACCTCATGTCAGCGTTGCTGTTCTAGGATCCATAGCGGTTGCTTACCAGCTGCTTTCTGGATATCTAAGTACAAGAGTAGGCAAATATGCGGATGCTAAAGGAGATTACAATAAGCTTATTTCCGTTGGCATATTGATTGAGGGGCTTGGGATCTTCCTGTTTGGCATTTCATTTATATTCGGTTATCTGCTCTATGTATATGCATTTGCCTTGTTGGCTGCATTGGTTCTGGGATTTGGGCAGGCATTTTACCATCCCCTTGGCGGTGCACTTTTATCCAACACATTTGGAAAAAGCTCGCCTAAATATATGGGTGCTAATGGAGCCTTCGGCAGCTTAGGTAGATCAATACTGCCTTCATTAATAGCTTTTTCAATATTATTGTTTGGGAATACTGTGGGGCTTATTTCCATATCCGCATTTTACCTATTGCTTTCCATTATCATATTCGTATTGCTTGCTAATAAACGCAATAATAATGGTTCCAGTAGTATGAATAAAGTAAGGCTTTTGGACAGGTCTTCAAGTACTGATGACATCACCGTATCTCAAAAAGCCATGGCAAGCCACAAGCCTTTCAGCTTCTATAAAAAATCTGTTTATAAGCTGACATTGGTAACGATTTTGAGATCTGCTTCAATCATGGCAACCCTGACTTTTATTGGAGTTTATATAAAAATCATAGGAAAGCTGACCCCAACGGAAGTTGGAATCTTCCTCACCGTGACTTTCTTTTTTGCCGTCATAGGACAATATGTATTTGGTGTAATAGTTACTAAAAAAGGAAACCGCAAAACGGTGGTTTATACCACGCTTATATCGGTTATTGCTTTCGGCTTTTTCCTGCTTCTTAGAGGCCCAGTTTATTCTTATATATTTTACTCTGTCTTCACCTTTGCTGCCCTGACTTCCTTCCCTGTATTTATGAGTTATTCTGCAAATATAGTTGAGAAAGAATACAACGGATATTCAAATTCTGTTGTTTGGGGTATAGGAACTATAGTTGGAGGGGCTTTAGGTGTAGGATTAATAACAATATTGTTATATTTTGGGTTTAGTATATTTATTGGGATGGTTGTTGCTGAGATAATTGGAATAATTTCGATAATCTCATTGCCAATACTGCCCAAAACGTTGAATATAAATTGA
- a CDS encoding glycosyltransferase family 2 protein — MSDISIIIPTKDELNVKNILKDIEKNFKKNEIEIIIVDKSKPEIKRKIKDLGFPVIDQISNGYENALVEGFKRAKSPILATIDADGTYLVKDLKSVILELDKGDYDFISGDRSSGLRKMTFYISFGNKFLTKWFNFLYHRKMHDVLSGVFAMKREVFDKIKYDDAFRAGTLFFEIEAVRRGYRIKDIPISYADRVNTKSRITKSKPIYGFFIAFYSIKYARDYRPLVLFGAIGILLIIAGIIVGALVVQNYFATGVLIEVGRALISFMLIVLGFLSIITGLILDMLLEIEKILLKK; from the coding sequence ATGTCAGACATAAGCATAATTATACCGACTAAAGACGAATTGAATGTCAAGAATATATTGAAGGATATAGAGAAAAACTTCAAAAAAAATGAAATAGAAATTATAATAGTGGATAAGAGCAAGCCTGAAATAAAGCGTAAAATTAAAGATTTGGGATTCCCAGTGATTGACCAAATATCAAATGGTTATGAGAATGCATTGGTTGAAGGTTTTAAAAGGGCAAAATCTCCTATACTTGCAACTATAGATGCTGATGGTACTTATTTAGTAAAAGATTTAAAATCGGTTATATTGGAATTGGATAAGGGAGATTATGATTTTATTAGCGGGGATCGCAGCTCAGGATTAAGGAAAATGACGTTTTACATAAGTTTTGGCAACAAATTTCTTACAAAATGGTTTAACTTCCTATACCATAGAAAGATGCATGATGTTCTAAGTGGAGTATTCGCGATGAAAAGAGAGGTATTTGATAAAATAAAATATGACGATGCATTTAGGGCAGGCACCTTGTTTTTTGAGATTGAAGCTGTAAGAAGGGGTTACCGCATAAAAGATATTCCGATAAGCTATGCAGATAGGGTAAATACTAAATCAAGGATAACAAAATCAAAACCCATATACGGATTCTTTATAGCATTTTATTCGATCAAATACGCTAGGGATTACAGACCTTTGGTTTTATTTGGGGCTATTGGAATTCTTTTAATTATAGCTGGAATAATAGTTGGGGCATTGGTAGTGCAGAATTACTTTGCGACTGGCGTTCTTATAGAGGTTGGCAGAGCACTTATATCGTTTATGCTTATAGTGCTAGGATTTTTATCGATAATAACCGGCCTTATATTAGATATGTTATTGGAGATAGAAAAGATACTGCTTAAAAAATGA